Proteins encoded together in one Astatotilapia calliptera chromosome 7, fAstCal1.2, whole genome shotgun sequence window:
- the LOC113026451 gene encoding interferon-induced transmembrane protein 5 yields the protein MDNHSYNFPSDCTPLTNCKSARKPVGSTVVNMGNTGKNPPRDYLVWSLCNTLYVNFCCLGFMALIYSIKARDQKTQGNLQLAQECSDKAKWYNILAAGWNLLIPLLAIVLLVLLLVHLGSSQGSFDFLGEDGLQNFLKLFSW from the exons ATGGACAACCATTCCTACAACTTCCCTTCCGACTGCACCCCTCTTACCAACTGCAAATCTGCTCGCAAGCCTGTTGGATCCACTGTAGTGAACATGGGGAACACTGGCAAGAATCCTCCCCGAGACTATCTAGTCTGGTCGCTGTGCAACACCTTGTATGTTAACTTCTGCTGTCTGGGTTTCATGGCGCTTATCTACTCCATCAAG GCCAGGGACCAAAAGACTCAGGGCAACCTGCAGCTGGCTCAGGAGTGTTCGGACAAGGCCAAATGGTACAACATCCTGGCAGCCGGCTGGAACCTTCTCATTCCACTCCTGGCCATCGTCCTGCTTGTCCTCCTGCTCGTCCACTTGGGCTCGTCTCAGGGCTCTTTCGACTTCCTTGGAGAAGATGGACTCCAAAACTTCCTGAAACTTTTCAGCTGGTAG
- the LOC113026440 gene encoding uncharacterized protein LOC113026440 has product MNRCLISEVEVKGFIERCMTAVGTKQHHARSLAEVLVEGDHRGHYSHGLNRMDMYVKDIQTGICAKDGEPVVEKESEATALVDGKNLLGPVVGNFCMNLAIKKANDVGIGWVVAHNSNHYGIAGYYAMQALKENMIGMSFTNTSPLVVPTRAKECTLGTNPISVAAPAKDGDSFVLDMATSAVAIGKVELHERRGDPIPEGWGCDPLGKITTDPKRVLTGGGLVPVGGSEATGGYKGYGLGMMVEVFCGILAGAQYSKYIRTWKVTDRVANLGQCFVAINPENFAPGFSDRMSDLLSIHRNLNPADLDTPVLAAGDPERMNMKKCEDMGGIPYHINVVKYMNECAKKIGVNPLLPCDKIVSG; this is encoded by the exons ATGAACAG ATGTTTGATCAGCGAGGTGGAGGTCAAAGGCTTCATTGAGAGGTGCATGACAGCAGTGGGTACCAAGCAGCATCATGCTCGCAGTCTAGCTGAAGTGTTGGTGGAAGGAGACCACAGGGGCCACTACAGCCATGGACTCAACAGGATGG ACATGTATGTGAAGGACATTCAAACTGGCATCTGTGCCAAGGATGGTGAGCCAGTGGTAGAAAAGGAGAGTGAAGCGACAGCACTGGTGGATGGGAAGAATCTCTTAGGCCCGGTGGTGGGAAACTTTTGTATGAATCTGGCCATAAAAAAGGCCAACGACGTTGGCATTGGCTGGGTGGTGGCACACA actcCAACCATTATGGCATTGCTGGATACTATGCAATGCAGGCgctgaaagaaaacatgatt GGGATGTCATTTACCAACACATCACCACTGGTGGTTCCCACACGTGCTAAAGAG TGTACTTTGGGCACCAACCCCATCAGTGTTGCGGCTCCTGCTAAAGATGGAGACAGCTTTGTTTTAGACATGGCCACTTCAGCAGTAGCCATTGGAAAG GTGGAGCTTCATGAGCGGCGTGGAGACCCCATTCCTGAGGGCTGGGGCTGTGACCCTCTGGGAAAAATTACAACAGACCCCAAGAGAGTGCTGACTGGAGGAGGACTGGTGCCTGTTGGTGGCAGTGAAGCCACAG GAGGGTACAAAGGCTATGGTCTGGGAATGATGGTGGAGGTGTTCTGTGGCATCTTGGCTGGTGCCCAGTACAGCAAATACATCCGCACTTGGAAAGTAACAGACCGTGTTGCAAACCTG GGTCAGTGTTTTGTGGCAATCAATCCAGAGAACTTTGCTCCCGGGTTCAGTGACAGGATGTCAGATCTGCTGTCCATCCATAGAAACCTGAATCCT GCTGACCTAGACACTCCTGTTTTGGCTGCCGGAGATCCAGAGAGGATGAACATGAAGAAATGTGAGGATATGGGTGGGATCCCTTACCACATCAACGTCGTCAAATACATG AATGAATGCGCCAAGAAAATCGGTGTCAACCCACTGTTGCCATGTGACAAGATCGTCTCGGGTTAA